The following coding sequences lie in one Aquipuribacter nitratireducens genomic window:
- a CDS encoding penicillin-binding transpeptidase domain-containing protein — protein MSGARGWLWWVLGLLVVLGVGGVAAYAVVVVPQQREANADEAAQQALASVVERWGARDLGLFPDEVPYAAITDGLAGVSPAELVGEPVPGEGDDELTPVWPESIALGPVQRVGDSASGSLTVTWPFGADGWTYDVTVVATRSADEGSGGVLGAFDTSGGTWQADVTTSTVHPDLTEGAVLASEREVPERGDVLGRDGEPVVEPRNVVEIGVQPSRVEDLDALTSALAGAVGIDGAGLAERVEAAGPDEFVPVITLRREDYDPVRDVVRAQTGVVFREGQQPLAPTRAFARATLGRVGPATAELVEESGGRIQPGDVTGLSGLLRQYDERLAGTAGFSVVAAAGEQRTGLFTQDAVPGDDVRLTLDVDVQNAADQAAASAAEGNGNVAVVAIDVPTGDVLAVANTPVTGTDRALTGTYPPGSTFKAVSTATFLEQGLVTPEQTVPCPRTATVDGRAFGNVEDSELGDVPFRTDFARSCNTAFVGLADQLEAGALADVAAGFGLGGEWGAGVPTATGSVPVEESDVEKAAASIGQGRVLASPLAMAQVAATVAAGEWRQPRLVLDPAPEAVEAPQPDAAVLATVRDLMRDVVTDGTATALADVPGDPVHAKTGTAEYGTEQPPRTHAWTIGFQGDVAFAVLVEDGGSGSRVAVPVAETFLRLLG, from the coding sequence GTGAGCGGTGCGCGGGGGTGGCTGTGGTGGGTGCTCGGTCTGCTGGTGGTGCTGGGGGTCGGCGGGGTCGCGGCGTACGCGGTCGTCGTCGTGCCGCAGCAGCGCGAGGCGAACGCGGACGAGGCGGCACAGCAGGCCCTCGCCAGCGTCGTCGAGCGCTGGGGCGCCCGTGACCTCGGGCTGTTCCCGGACGAGGTCCCGTACGCGGCCATCACGGACGGGCTCGCCGGTGTCTCACCCGCGGAGCTCGTCGGGGAACCGGTGCCCGGCGAGGGCGACGACGAGCTGACGCCCGTGTGGCCGGAGAGCATCGCCCTGGGCCCCGTGCAGCGCGTCGGCGACTCCGCCTCCGGCTCGCTGACGGTGACGTGGCCGTTCGGGGCCGACGGCTGGACCTACGACGTCACCGTCGTCGCCACCCGCTCCGCCGACGAGGGGTCCGGCGGGGTCCTCGGCGCCTTCGACACGAGCGGCGGCACGTGGCAGGCGGACGTCACCACGAGCACGGTCCACCCGGACCTCACCGAGGGCGCGGTCCTGGCGTCGGAGCGGGAGGTGCCCGAGCGCGGCGACGTGCTGGGCCGGGACGGCGAGCCCGTCGTCGAGCCCCGCAACGTCGTGGAGATCGGCGTGCAGCCCTCCCGCGTCGAGGACCTCGACGCGCTCACGAGCGCCCTCGCCGGGGCCGTCGGCATCGACGGTGCAGGTCTGGCCGAGCGGGTGGAGGCCGCGGGGCCCGACGAGTTCGTGCCCGTCATCACGCTGCGGCGCGAGGACTACGACCCCGTCCGCGACGTCGTCCGCGCCCAGACCGGGGTCGTCTTCCGCGAGGGGCAGCAGCCCCTCGCGCCCACCCGGGCCTTCGCCCGCGCCACCCTCGGACGGGTCGGTCCTGCGACGGCCGAGCTCGTCGAGGAGTCGGGCGGGCGCATCCAGCCGGGCGACGTCACCGGCCTGTCCGGTCTGCTGCGGCAGTACGACGAGCGGCTCGCGGGGACGGCCGGCTTCAGCGTCGTCGCCGCGGCGGGTGAGCAGCGGACCGGCCTCTTCACCCAGGACGCGGTCCCCGGGGACGACGTGCGGCTCACGCTCGACGTCGACGTCCAGAACGCCGCCGACCAGGCGGCGGCGAGCGCCGCCGAGGGCAACGGCAACGTCGCCGTCGTCGCGATCGACGTCCCGACCGGTGACGTGCTCGCGGTCGCGAACACCCCCGTCACCGGCACCGACCGGGCACTCACCGGCACCTACCCGCCGGGGTCCACGTTCAAGGCGGTGAGCACGGCGACGTTCCTCGAGCAGGGTCTCGTGACGCCGGAGCAGACCGTGCCGTGCCCGCGGACGGCGACCGTCGACGGCCGCGCCTTCGGCAACGTCGAGGACTCCGAGCTCGGGGACGTGCCGTTCCGCACCGACTTCGCCCGCTCGTGCAACACCGCGTTCGTCGGGCTGGCGGACCAGCTGGAGGCCGGCGCGCTCGCCGACGTCGCCGCCGGGTTCGGCCTGGGCGGGGAGTGGGGCGCCGGTGTGCCGACCGCGACCGGCTCGGTCCCCGTGGAGGAGTCCGACGTGGAGAAGGCCGCCGCAAGCATCGGGCAGGGTCGGGTGCTCGCGAGCCCGCTCGCCATGGCACAGGTGGCCGCGACGGTCGCCGCCGGCGAGTGGCGGCAGCCCCGCCTCGTCCTCGACCCCGCACCCGAGGCGGTCGAGGCCCCGCAGCCGGACGCGGCGGTCCTCGCCACCGTCCGCGACCTCATGCGCGACGTCGTCACGGACGGCACCGCCACCGCCCTCGCGGACGTGCCCGGCGACCCCGTCCACGCGAAGACCGGCACCGCCGAGTACGGCACCGAGCAGCCGCCGCGCACCCACGCGTGGACGATCGGCTTCCAGGGCGACGTCGCCTTCGCGGTGCTCGTGGAGGACGGCGGCAGCGGCAGCCGGGTCGCGGTGCCCGTCGCCGAGACCTTCCTCCGGCTGCTCGGATGA